From Cherax quadricarinatus isolate ZL_2023a chromosome 74, ASM3850222v1, whole genome shotgun sequence:
ACTAATATCTGTCAAGGTAACTATGACCAGAGGGATCTGAAAGATCCATTATGACATCCATTTTTTTGTGTTATTCCTTCACAGGATGAGCACAGAATCCACATTAGATTAATTCAGTGGCTCAGGCGGCACCAACAGTCAGACCGAGTGAATTTTAACCCCCATTACCTTTTTCCCTTCTAAATTTCGGCAGAGCTGGATGCTCATAATCCCCTTAAGACAGGACACACAGCTTTGCTCCTGTAGGTAtatctggagaggatttcggaggTCCACGCCCCTGCGGCCCTGTCTGTGAGCAGGCTAGGTGCAAAGAGGTAATCACGTACACACGTATGTATAATTTTACCAAAAGATAGGATCTACTAGATTTGAAAaaacctgctgtgtaggcgaaatgttgtcTGAATAAAATTTACACTTACTGCTTACGTCTCTATCTGCTACAGAAAATTACACGTTCATTAACCTGTTGAAAAGtatgtaaatgtaaaaaaaatcgaTAAAGGTATTACAGACACCTGCAAGGACATCTGAAGACTAATCGGACTATtcagagggttaataacccaagaaagccattGTGATTGATTTTCGTTGTCAAGGAAAATCCTAAGGTATACGTTTCATTCAGGAACTCTACATAGGATTTTACAGTCAGTAGTATAAATTTGTTCAACAGTTATCAGACACACAAATGCTGTTGGCATACATAAATAGTATATTATGCAGATTTTATAAAATATGGAATAATTTAAATAACACGTTCATTAGTATTACAATGTTGCATTTGTAATTTAATAAATATAATTTACCAAGATTGTACCAACATATGTGAGATTCAGCTACGTGTACCTGAAGGCACATCGTATTACCGACACCGCGACGGGGACGCATCTCACCTGGTGTCGTCTGGGCCCTAAAGAGGGCCATTTATTCCTTCCAGTTATATACCGTTTAAGATTAATTCATTCAGATGTGAATGAAACCTCAGGTTTGACTATGTGTTTTGTCACCCAGCCCTCCAATTCAGCCAATGAATTGAGAAAATTCTCGGGTCCACATTGTTCCTGTACGAACTTCCGTAGTGAAGCGAGTGCATGCATGGCCACGCTGGGCAGGATGGGTCCGACCACACTGCCCATCTCAGTGTCATCCCCTCCCAGTGCCTGCTCAGCCTCTGTGGTTCCAGCCTCATTCTGCTCCATCGTCGTCTGCACCTGACTGTCCACGTTGAGATAGGACTCAAAAGTTACATCTCCAGGGATGTCAATGCCGGATCTCCTGGCGCGTTCCAGTAATGCATGCTCATCCTCGCAGCCTAGCTTAGCAGAGTCAATATCTAGTTGCTCGAGTCCAGCTTGTTTAAAACTGTCCACGATGAGTTCCGTTTTAACTTGCTTCCACGCCTCCTCCAAAAACTCCATTGCTTCTAACACTGTAACTTCGTAGTCCTGCCCTTTTTCACTGTGTTCGATTAGTCTTTCCAACACAAAGCGGCGGTAAATGGTTTTTAAGTTCTGAATAATTCCTTGCTCAACTGGTTGTAGTTGAGAAGTTGTTTCTTTGGGAAGGAATATTAGCCGAACACATCTAAGGTTATCGATGTTTGGATGTGCTGGGCATGCATTGACTAAAATTACAATATTTCTGTTTAAATTTTGGTATTGCTCATCCAGTTGCAGTACCCAATTTTCAAAAATAGACGATGTCATCATTGCTGAATCATTTGCTTCATAAGGTAACGGTAAAGTTTCCACGTTGTGAAAGATTTTTGGGTCCTTCATCTGCCCAATTACCAACAATGGAAGTTTGTCACTGCCATCCATATTAACAGCAACCATAAATGTAAGTCGTTCTTTAACCCATGTCCACTTGTGGCCGTCTTCTCCTTTCATAGCAAGGGATCTGTCGGGTAGGAGATTATAAAAGAGAGCTGCCTCGCTGGCACTGAAAATATCTCGAGATTTGTAGTCTCTCAAGAGCGAAGGAATTGTACTGTAAAACCAGGTACTTGTTGGGTCTTCGGCAGGAGCAGGGGTCGTaggttcctcctcctctgcttctAGTGTTGATGGGAACCATTTATTCAATTGTTCTTGTGTTTCTACTGTTGAGGTAGTATTCAGGTTAGGAAGGGAAGTGTTAAACCATGTATCTGTGGTACTATCTGTTGGTTCTGTGGCAGATGTTCCTGTTGTTGGCATTGAAGGTGGAAACCAAGAATTTGGTGAAGATTCAGAATCAGAATCAGCTTCAAGCGGAACAGATGGCAGAGGACTAGGCTGTCTATCAGCTGGCTCATTAAAGGTACCACCTCCCGAATCCTGGTTGTTTTTAGGATTGAAGGAGAGTCCATGCCTTGCTTTAAACCGATCCAGCCAGCCAACACTACAAGAAAACTCCGGGTGTCCAAGTTCTTGAGCCAGGGTGACGCCCATGCCTTGGAGGACGGGGCCTGTAATTGGTATATTAGCCGCCCTAGCGTATCTAAACCATGTAAGAAGGGCTTCTTCTACGTCAGGGTATGCTGCTGTGCGCATTCGTCTACGTCCAGCTGCATATCTTTGAGATTTGAATTGTGTCAGTATTCTATCTTTGTTTTTCATTATAGTTGAAAGCGTAGAAGGTCTTAAGCCCCATTCTCTAGCGATATCAGCTTTCTTTTTCGCACCCCTTGCTTCCACCTGCTCTATCAATTTGGCTTTGTTTGCAATGGTCAGTTCTTGTCGGTCACGTTTAGCTCTAAGACCACCAGCTCCGGTAATACCTATTCCAAATGGTAAACCCAAATTCTTCATTAATTCAAAGGGAAATGCAAGACCAGAAGTTTTTGCTGTGTCAGTAGATGGTGAGGCATTGTCTTCTTGAACCGTGTCAGACTGCTGATCTTCACTTCTCCCACCCTCGTTTGACCGTGAATCATCTTTTTCCACAGGTGGAGCGCCACCTTTCTTCATTTTGGATAACTGAGCGAGGTATTTTGACATTTCAAAGGGTGGCGGGTCACCTTTAGATTCCTCAGTCTGGATATCATTACTCTCGTCTGTTTCCATTTCATTAAACTTTCCATTGGATTGTGTTTCTTTGCCGGATGTTCGACTTATACTTTTTGACTTTTCTGAAACCTGGACACCTTCATTTTCCTTGTCAATGGAATGACTGGATACCTTTCCTCTTTTTGATCTGTCTGAGTATGGGCCTGGCTTTCTTATTTTTTCTGATTTGGATGTATTAGCTTTGGCCATTTCAAGTTGCTTGGCGTACATCTTGGCGATCTCCGAGGGTTTGGCAGCATTTTTCATCATTTTTAATTGTTGCGCATAAAGCTTTAAGATCTCGGACGGCTGTGCAGCAGTTTTGGCTTTTTCTAATTCCTCTGCTTCTCGTTTTGATTTTTCCGCTTCTGCCTCCCGCTTTGCTTTATCTGCCTGTTCTGCTTCCTGCCTTGCCTTTTCCACTTTCTGAGCTTGTACCTTAGCTTGTATTGCACTCTGAGCAGCTCGTTTAGCTATCTCCAGCTGCTGGGCATAGCCTTTAGCAAAATCAAAGGGATGACTAACTCCCTTCTGTGCACTGCCTTTAGTCTTGACTGTGGACTGCGGGGCGGTCTTGGGCATCTCCATTGGTACCTCCAGTCCCTGTTGTACATCGGGCATGTGGTGCTGTACATCTGATTTGGCAGGACCAGTGGACTCAGTCTCATGGCACTGCTGAAAAGTTTTACCATAGTCAAAGGGGTGAGCCACATCCATGCCACCTTGGGTCATGTCAAGAGATGGCGCTACACCTCTGGCCATGTCGTAGTGATAAGAGTGACTACCTCTCGGCATATCGTAGCTCTGAGGTCCTCTTGGCATATCGTATACTGTATTTCCCCTTGGCATTTCAAACGGTTGGCCAACGCCTCTGGACATATCATACTGTTGTGCGACTCCTCTGGGCATATCATACGACTGATGGATTCCTCTTGGCATTTCAAATGACTGTGGCACAGTTCGTGGCATGTCAAATGGGGGAGCTACGGCCCTAGTCATTTCAAAGGTGTGTCCGACGCCCCTGGGCATTTCGTAAGGCTGGTGTGCACCCTTGTTCATGTCAAACGACTGATACGCCCCACGAACCATCTCCGACGATTGCGTAACATACCTGGTCATGTCAAAGGATGGATGGTCACTGCGCGGGATGTCAAACTGTTGCGCCACGCCCCTTGCCATTTCACAAGGCTGAGCATCACCCTTCGCCATTTCTCCTGAATTCGACATCATGtacaattatttttatttaattacGAAAAATATAATtggcatatattttttttcatcggCTAGAAAATATTTGTAACATAATTAAGAGCACTGGCATTATATTTTACTAGATGGTAATATACACAATAAGGTTGACTTGCCCAGTTATACAGGGGAACAGTTTGTACTAACGAGGTTGCAGTGAGTTAagaaggggtggggggggggcgaCACAAGCCTATTGCATCCTCATCATCTCCATTCAACACTGACAGCTCTCTTGTCAACACTAACTGTCCTCTGCAGAGCCTGCAGCCACAAAACACGAATGTATAAAGGCTCAGTGAATTTACCGGTGCTGAGTGAGTGGAGTCAAGAGCAGCTTAGCAGGACGTCAGTACTATCCCTCACCAGCCTTAACACTGCTTTGTACACAGTAAACGCGACCCTTGCTCTAGCCAATGTTGCCACCATTAAGGACAGAACCATCATCTACTTTACATTATACTTAAGGATATTTTACACTATTCCTAAGTCAGTAtctatatgtgtatgtgtttaaGTGGTATTTATATAAACATAACTAACGCTAATTATAACACGGAGTGAAAGGCTTTGTATAATCACGCAACTAATGTATATAAAATCAACTCTATGCAGAATAAGCTCTGGCAACAGTGTGGGCGAGAAGCCTGGCTGAAGGTTGCCAGTTGTCGCTACATCAATGATGGCAGACTTGACTACTCTACCTGGGATCGATTTTATAGGCTTTAAACTTCGCGTTTGAACCACTCAGATATAGCCAGTAGGTTTCTCTCTAGGTTAACTAGAATTACCGTATTTAAGCCTCTAACTTCGCCAGTGATGAAACTGAAGCTGTACATGGAATAGATCTGGTTATAGGCAAAGGCATTTTTTTAAAttggatacatcaacagtgtgctgccaCCCTATTTTATGGTAATTACACAATGGGGATAATGGGGCAGTGTTCGGGGGATCAAGAGCATTAACCAGGCACACGAAGGGGACTCGATCGCTTACGTTATTAGGAAtacttgatgctgatgagggactcttgattcaaggaattacaCCTGTTCTTCCTtttcttgaatcaaacctgacttTCTCATTCCCCAGGCGTTGTTTGAACTCTTAAAGAGTTTACCGCTTCTCCAATATAAAAATGTTCCCAACTCTTATGCATTACTTAAAATTGTAATGCTTACCGAAAGTAAGATTTACATTGAATTAATATGGACATGAAAAGCTCTGCAAGAAATAGTGATAATATGGTCCAACCTCGCTTATATGAACACGGGAGAGGAATAAACCGTGTACGAACAAACCAAGCTGACATAATTTAATAGTACTGGATTTCATTTGCACATATTGATCGCATGAAATATATTCTacgtaccattattattattatttactatcaTTATGGTAAGTAGTTTTGGATACAGAGGAAAATATATTGCTATATTTTTCATTTTGTAGTCATATAAGGTTGTGTACAAAACCTTTGGAACACAAACATGTTGAGTAGCAACTAAATATCAGTGACTGaatattatattttttaataCATTCGTGAGGGGAGCTCCTTGATCCgttggggtcatacagtgcctgggaaatgggaggcaatcatgtttgatccaaggaaggtagAAGGGGtactccaattccttagatcaagagccctttgccaGTATCTGTAACCAAATGAATTATAAACATATTTTATGTAAATGGTTTAGTAAGCTGATGAATGAgaatttgtgcaacatttgggtatctttattcttcaGGCCAcatcatcttgggatcttgatggaGGGAATTCTTGAAAGCTTTCCTAACCtatgggcatgacctacttctactagtgagttTTTCAACTGGTGACTCCACACACCACTACTtcacctcatctgtctgcagtatatacctggtgggtgttccgggagtcaacattcctgcagcccggtccatgaccaggccattCTTCAAgtatatgctgtacttttatcaaaattgatggactgagcacatcaactccaggctgagggactaactgattaccccaaactcctcattttccaccgttcttctctgtattggactgaagaagccattgactTGCAAAACGTTTCCAGAGCActaatacccaaatgttgtacaaatgTCTCATGTATCAATTATAAACCTATTTTAACTTCTATATATGtttaaaagaaataataatataatcaaattTAAGTGGTAAACCAGAAAGGGTTATACATCTCTGCAGAAAAAATAGAAGGATAATACTCTGTACATTATATTCATATACAATATATCCATTTACATATGAAGatattcaggaaaaccagttagcctcACTTagagttctggaggtaggaaataTAGTGCCTACACCCTGAAAGAGgggtgaggatgctgcagcagtttGAGGGCCATGTGAACCATGATATCatcatgcttctggcaagacaatgatcgaatgaatgatagtgaatgtgtaAGACAGCTACTATAAACAAAAAATGGAAATACTAAATCCTTAGGGGTTATACACCTGGGGAATGGGCAGTAATCAGGTTCACTCTGATGAAGGAAAGTATAGCTCGACTTCTTCAAATTATATGACCTTCATTGGCATCATGGTAGCCCTTGCCGCTTGAAGGTTAATTCACTGGAAACAACATAATCATTATACAGGTGTGAGGAGACTTATTGCTAGTACTATATTCAGGGGAAGGCATTAAGCCCAGAGAGGTCATGCAGTGCCTTGGAaatgaaggtaatcaggtttaatctagAGATGGGGATATCATCATGGGAAGGTaataaacctgtaagggtcatacattATTTTTATTGGAGAATTTATTACcaagggaaagcactaaacctgtagggagtcATATAGaagaacctcggttttcgtatgcccAAGTTTTCGGATTCGGTTTTTGacgacttttttcatcaaaattttgtcccagttttcgtacatCCGCTCGGTTTTCATAGAGTTTTTGTATGAtttggttttcgtcagactttttaGAATGAATTATCACGAAAACTGAGGTCCCACTGTACTGACTAGGGAATGGAAGGCACTCAGGCTCActtcaaggaaggggaggataagcCCAGTTCCCCCCTTACAGGCATAAAAgcacctcctttaaccctttgactgttttcgacgtataaatacgtcttacgagccaatgtttctgacgtatatatactcaataattctagcgacttcaaatcaagtgggagaaagctggtaggcccacatgtgagagaatgggtctgtgtggtcagtgtgcaccacataaaaaaaatcctgcagcacacattgcataatgagaaaaaaaaatctctgatcgtttttttggaataaaacgccgactttgaggtgtattttcgtatagtatttatcgttgtattcgcgttttcatggtcttaggtgataaaatggaaaacatattacagaaatagagatgattttaattacttttacgatgaaaacgaccttgaaactgagctcaaagtagcagaaatgttcgatttttaggaatgttcaagagtaaataaatcacaccacacgtccaatacaagtcaactggggagtctaatattctttcactagtgcactgatattatttataccatttttacaataatgcagtcgtctgcataacagtaaattttgtatttttttgtatgaataaaaaatcaaaatagaaagcaataataatataagaggggcctagagatgtgactaatgaacagagcatatgttattttagtgccacgaacgtctaccttgtttattctggaccctattttgaaattggcatcttttttattttgcgtgaaattggccaaattgccaatttctgaccaccatattgggtagtccaaattagtaaatgggaggtttcttgtactcagctgatagataaaatggagttctaaagaaatagctatgagtttggtcaactggcacaatggaattggctgaaaattgggctcaaagtcggcaaaatcgccgatacacacatgtcgccgagaccgctaacttcacgggagcataattccacgagttttcaaccaaatttcgaacttttggtgtcattaccatcgggaaaagattctctatcatttcataagaaaaaataatttttttttttttcaaaaattgagcgacatagaatgacagtttcagagaggggcctgaaacagtcaaagggttaaggcatTCTGTTAAACCCATAGGAACTGTATGGAACCTGGGAATTTAGAGGCAATAAATTTTTATCCATGAAGAGGGAAATTCCATCCCTTGGctctcaagagcccttcaccagtatcatggCACCTTCTTTCCTTGAAGGGCACATTGTTCAACCCTCTTTCCATTTTTTGTCTACATTAGTAAGAGATGCTGTGCACTAGAACACCAGGTGTCACTTGTATCTGTGGAGGCCAAGTTTTACACTGAGAGGGAGGTGGACAATACTGAGAATGAAGTGGCATAAGCCTTTGACATTTGGCTCAAGAGAAGTGAAACACTGTTGTAATGAAGGCTTACACTATTTTGTGTCCATCCCTCATTGCCTTGCAGCATCTTCCACCAAAAGAAGTTTGTAGCAAAATTAGAAAACCTGCAATAGGAGTTCATAACAACTAACACATCTTTATTATTAACCATAATGGTAATGCAACATTCATAAGAAATGATAGATGTCTGTTGGTCATTCAATGCTGCAAACACATCTTAAAGGGAAAACTCAACAAGTATTTTCTTCAAGTGCCAGACCAACTAAACTGATAGATATGTGAGCCACCTGGCTGCCGCAGGAACCTAGTTTACCAGGCATGAATCAGACAAACCAAGCCCAGGGATGGACTGAAGGAGCAGAAaaacttgaaactcatcaaaggtaccctaccctggtgggaaatggctattaaaaaaaaaaaaaaaaaaaaaaaaaaaaaaaaaaaaaaaaaaaaaaaaaaagttgcaatACAGTAGAATTTCCATATCCACTGATTCAGCATCCATGGTTTCAGCTATCTACTGTTTACTGTAGCTCAAAAATACCTctaaattttgcataataatggccccaaagtgcaaaagtagagatgctggcagttcttcaaaacctaaaagaagctgtgaagtgcttcccatcagtgaaaaagtgataattctccacttataaCAGGTATGTATAGGATttatatatagggtttgctactatcagTGGTTTCGGTATCAGAGGTGGGTCCTTGGAACGTGTTCCCTGTGGatatgggggtcctactgtactgTAATGTGAAAATATATGATTTTACAATCAACTAATTATTAGCCAAAAGTGACACAATGTTAATCAGCAGAGTTAAAAAAGTGGGTGAAGTTTCATTAAAAACATTACAGAGGATAAATTTATATAATCATTTTATTAAATTCTGTTAAACTTGCCATTAGTACACTGATGTTAAAAGCAATTACAATTTGCTGATTTTAGAAACTATAGTACTGTATATCTATGGCTAAAATTtttatacacagtacattcaccAATACAAAAAAGGTCAAATCAATTAATTTCATAATCATCAATTacagtcacaataatataaaaattaacaaGAAACTAGGAACCATGTATAAAGTGATCTTTCTTTTTTATCCAAAACATGATATGATAGGCTTGACAAACCATCTTCACTATCATCTTTGTTATCTTGAAGCTTCTCAAGACGACCTTCAGTTCTCCAAACACTGGAGTGAGACAGCATAACATAAGATGCTACTCTTGGATCAAAGCGAATAACAGATAGCCCTACTTGTTCAATTCTATTATACATGTCATCATCTTCAGCTCCCCAGCCATAAAATTTATTGCTAAAACCATTGACTTTTTTAAAATGAACTTGCTGCATGG
This genomic window contains:
- the LOC128700209 gene encoding uncharacterized protein isoform X1, which produces MMSNSGEMAKGDAQPCEMARGVAQQFDIPRSDHPSFDMTRYVTQSSEMVRGAYQSFDMNKGAHQPYEMPRGVGHTFEMTRAVAPPFDMPRTVPQSFEMPRGIHQSYDMPRGVAQQYDMSRGVGQPFEMPRGNTVYDMPRGPQSYDMPRGSHSYHYDMARGVAPSLDMTQGGMDVAHPFDYGKTFQQCHETESTGPAKSDVQHHMPDVQQGLEVPMEMPKTAPQSTVKTKGSAQKGVSHPFDFAKGYAQQLEIAKRAAQSAIQAKVQAQKVEKARQEAEQADKAKREAEAEKSKREAEELEKAKTAAQPSEILKLYAQQLKMMKNAAKPSEIAKMYAKQLEMAKANTSKSEKIRKPGPYSDRSKRGKVSSHSIDKENEGVQVSEKSKSISRTSGKETQSNGKFNEMETDESNDIQTEESKGDPPPFEMSKYLAQLSKMKKGGAPPVEKDDSRSNEGGRSEDQQSDTVQEDNASPSTDTAKTSGLAFPFELMKNLGLPFGIGITGAGGLRAKRDRQELTIANKAKLIEQVEARGAKKKADIAREWGLRPSTLSTIMKNKDRILTQFKSQRYAAGRRRMRTAAYPDVEEALLTWFRYARAANIPITGPVLQGMGVTLAQELGHPEFSCSVGWLDRFKARHGLSFNPKNNQDSGGGTFNEPADRQPSPLPSVPLEADSDSESSPNSWFPPSMPTTGTSATEPTDSTTDTWFNTSLPNLNTTSTVETQEQLNKWFPSTLEAEEEEPTTPAPAEDPTSTWFYSTIPSLLRDYKSRDIFSASEAALFYNLLPDRSLAMKGEDGHKWTWVKERLTFMVAVNMDGSDKLPLLVIGQMKDPKIFHNVETLPLPYEANDSAMMTSSIFENWVLQLDEQYQNLNRNIVILVNACPAHPNIDNLRCVRLIFLPKETTSQLQPVEQGIIQNLKTIYRRFVLERLIEHSEKGQDYEVTVLEAMEFLEEAWKQVKTELIVDSFKQAGLEQLDIDSAKLGCEDEHALLERARRSGIDIPGDVTFESYLNVDSQVQTTMEQNEAGTTEAEQALGGDDTEMGSVVGPILPSVAMHALASLRKFVQEQCGPENFLNSLAELEGWVTKHIVKPEVSFTSE
- the LOC128700209 gene encoding uncharacterized protein isoform X2; protein product: MAKGDAQPCEMARGVAQQFDIPRSDHPSFDMTRYVTQSSEMVRGAYQSFDMNKGAHQPYEMPRGVGHTFEMTRAVAPPFDMPRTVPQSFEMPRGIHQSYDMPRGVAQQYDMSRGVGQPFEMPRGNTVYDMPRGPQSYDMPRGSHSYHYDMARGVAPSLDMTQGGMDVAHPFDYGKTFQQCHETESTGPAKSDVQHHMPDVQQGLEVPMEMPKTAPQSTVKTKGSAQKGVSHPFDFAKGYAQQLEIAKRAAQSAIQAKVQAQKVEKARQEAEQADKAKREAEAEKSKREAEELEKAKTAAQPSEILKLYAQQLKMMKNAAKPSEIAKMYAKQLEMAKANTSKSEKIRKPGPYSDRSKRGKVSSHSIDKENEGVQVSEKSKSISRTSGKETQSNGKFNEMETDESNDIQTEESKGDPPPFEMSKYLAQLSKMKKGGAPPVEKDDSRSNEGGRSEDQQSDTVQEDNASPSTDTAKTSGLAFPFELMKNLGLPFGIGITGAGGLRAKRDRQELTIANKAKLIEQVEARGAKKKADIAREWGLRPSTLSTIMKNKDRILTQFKSQRYAAGRRRMRTAAYPDVEEALLTWFRYARAANIPITGPVLQGMGVTLAQELGHPEFSCSVGWLDRFKARHGLSFNPKNNQDSGGGTFNEPADRQPSPLPSVPLEADSDSESSPNSWFPPSMPTTGTSATEPTDSTTDTWFNTSLPNLNTTSTVETQEQLNKWFPSTLEAEEEEPTTPAPAEDPTSTWFYSTIPSLLRDYKSRDIFSASEAALFYNLLPDRSLAMKGEDGHKWTWVKERLTFMVAVNMDGSDKLPLLVIGQMKDPKIFHNVETLPLPYEANDSAMMTSSIFENWVLQLDEQYQNLNRNIVILVNACPAHPNIDNLRCVRLIFLPKETTSQLQPVEQGIIQNLKTIYRRFVLERLIEHSEKGQDYEVTVLEAMEFLEEAWKQVKTELIVDSFKQAGLEQLDIDSAKLGCEDEHALLERARRSGIDIPGDVTFESYLNVDSQVQTTMEQNEAGTTEAEQALGGDDTEMGSVVGPILPSVAMHALASLRKFVQEQCGPENFLNSLAELEGWVTKHIVKPEVSFTSE